The following proteins come from a genomic window of Halorussus halophilus:
- a CDS encoding ArsR/SmtB family transcription factor yields the protein MADLLPSTSDASAPQTAEPRVIGVDSDDADNLLGALSSETARELLAALHEDPATPSALAEEIDTSLQNAQYHLGNLEDADVIQVIDTIYSEKGREMKVYAPADQPLVVFAGNEEKTTGLKAALSRLLGAFGALGLLSLAVQEAFGDGVGALFGMTGGSSSSSDGGMGTMSTESTQTAADAASSVLPPGVLFFLGGALVLSLGFAWWYANRSE from the coding sequence ATGGCTGACCTTTTGCCCTCAACTTCGGACGCGTCGGCTCCCCAAACTGCGGAGCCGCGGGTCATCGGCGTCGATAGCGACGACGCCGACAACCTGCTCGGGGCACTCTCTTCGGAGACGGCCCGCGAACTACTCGCGGCACTCCACGAGGACCCGGCCACGCCGTCGGCACTCGCAGAGGAAATCGACACGTCGCTCCAGAACGCCCAGTACCACCTCGGCAACCTCGAAGACGCCGACGTGATACAGGTCATCGACACCATCTACTCGGAGAAGGGCCGCGAGATGAAGGTGTACGCGCCCGCCGACCAGCCGCTGGTCGTCTTCGCGGGCAACGAGGAGAAGACGACCGGACTGAAGGCGGCGCTCTCGCGCTTGCTCGGTGCGTTCGGCGCGCTCGGCCTGCTGAGTCTCGCGGTGCAGGAAGCCTTCGGTGACGGCGTCGGCGCGCTGTTCGGTATGACCGGTGGTTCGAGTAGTTCGAGCGACGGTGGCATGGGCACGATGTCTACGGAGTCTACCCAGACCGCGGCCGACGCCGCAAGCTCAGTGCTTCCACCGGGCGTCCTCTTCTTCTTAGGCGGCGCACTGGTCCTCTCGCTCGGGTTCGCGTGGTGGTACGCGAACCGAAGTGAGTAA
- a CDS encoding cation diffusion facilitator family transporter: protein MAESKSVVIAALIANGAIAILKFIGFTLTGSAAMLSETYHSISDTGNQVFLLIGIRYSKKDASRGHPFGYGKAEFFYSFLVSVLLFGIAGWESAKHGYNAIMHPHVEHIDPIQLFGYTFPAVWVNYSVLIGAILFEGYALKKAYAGMQKDIEEHEWSGLTEAFRKTSNVTTLTAFTEDTIAMAGAGIALFGVYLSRATGNPFYDAVGALLIGIMLMGFAVALAWENKRLLLGESLPESDEQELRRIVEQWEGVTGIVDFRTVIFGPEDVIVTADVAFEKGVPTGEMDDRITAIENALMEANEDVAKVYIEPER, encoded by the coding sequence ATGGCGGAAAGTAAGTCGGTCGTCATCGCCGCCCTGATAGCCAACGGCGCGATAGCCATCTTGAAGTTCATCGGCTTCACGCTGACTGGGAGTGCGGCGATGCTCTCGGAGACGTATCACTCGATTTCGGACACCGGGAACCAAGTGTTCCTTCTCATCGGCATTCGCTACAGCAAGAAGGACGCGAGTCGCGGCCACCCCTTCGGGTACGGAAAAGCGGAGTTCTTCTACAGCTTTCTGGTCAGCGTCCTGCTGTTCGGCATCGCTGGCTGGGAGAGTGCGAAGCACGGGTACAACGCGATTATGCACCCTCACGTCGAGCACATCGACCCGATCCAGTTGTTCGGCTACACGTTCCCTGCAGTGTGGGTCAACTACAGCGTCCTAATCGGTGCAATCCTCTTCGAGGGGTACGCGCTCAAGAAAGCCTACGCCGGGATGCAGAAGGACATCGAAGAACACGAGTGGAGCGGCCTCACCGAGGCGTTCCGAAAGACCAGCAACGTGACGACGCTCACCGCGTTCACCGAAGACACAATCGCGATGGCCGGGGCCGGTATCGCCCTCTTCGGTGTCTATCTCTCCCGAGCCACTGGGAATCCCTTCTACGACGCAGTCGGCGCGCTCCTCATCGGTATCATGCTCATGGGCTTCGCGGTCGCGCTCGCGTGGGAGAACAAACGCCTACTCCTCGGCGAGAGTCTCCCGGAGTCGGACGAACAGGAACTCCGTCGAATCGTCGAACAGTGGGAGGGCGTGACCGGTATCGTCGATTTCCGGACGGTCATCTTCGGGCCGGAAGATGTCATCGTCACCGCCGACGTGGCCTTCGAGAAGGGCGTCCCGACGGGTGAGATGGACGACCGCATCACGGCCATCGAGAACGCCCTGATGGAGGCCAACGAAGACGTAGCGAAGGTCTACATCGAACCGGAGCGCTGA
- a CDS encoding 2'-5' RNA ligase family protein, with protein sequence MYSLNVSVPGDISRLAETLRPDLFGFDAIRERHTLVGKRLGDSPPGGVSRLREQLRTALAGTPAFEVRVSGFDYFERPARGDGPVVYLTVESPGLLELHEQLSAEFSVAKGIEGEDYVPHITLARGGSIEKARELADREIEPITWSVSKLVLWDANYDESVSEFSLPR encoded by the coding sequence GTGTACAGCCTCAACGTGTCCGTTCCGGGGGATATCAGCCGTCTCGCCGAGACGCTTCGCCCGGACCTGTTCGGCTTCGACGCCATTCGGGAGCGCCACACGCTGGTCGGCAAACGCCTCGGCGATTCGCCACCGGGCGGCGTTTCTCGCCTCCGGGAACAGTTGCGGACCGCGCTCGCGGGCACGCCAGCCTTCGAAGTGCGGGTTAGTGGGTTCGATTACTTCGAGCGGCCTGCTCGTGGTGACGGACCAGTCGTGTATCTGACCGTGGAGAGTCCGGGGCTTCTGGAACTGCACGAGCAGCTCTCTGCGGAATTTTCGGTTGCTAAGGGTATCGAGGGCGAAGACTACGTACCGCACATCACGTTGGCGCGTGGTGGGTCAATCGAGAAGGCTCGGGAGTTGGCTGATCGGGAGATAGAGCCGATTACTTGGTCTGTGTCGAAACTGGTGCTGTGGGACGCGAACTACGACGAGTCGGTTTCGGAATTCTCTCTGCCTCGGTGA
- the lysX gene encoding lysine biosynthesis protein LysX, translated as MKVGILYSRIRKDEKLLLNELRERGHDVVKIDVRKLNFGLSETPEVLGELDVVVDRCLATSRSVYATQFCEAYGVPVVNSPDTAQTCADKVQNSLALEGAGVPTPETKVAFTKDAAMEAIESFGYPCVLKPVVGSWGRLMAKIECESAAEAILEHKATLGHYEHKVFYVQEYVDKPGRDIRVLATDGEPVAAMVRSSDHWLTNAAKGAETDEFELDDEAKELVEKASDAVGGGLLGVDLMETDDGYTVHEVNHTVEFKSLNDAVETDVPATVVDWLEVKAGAKQEQEVFA; from the coding sequence GTGAAGGTTGGAATACTCTACTCCCGGATTCGCAAGGACGAGAAGTTGCTCCTGAACGAGCTACGCGAGCGCGGCCACGACGTGGTGAAGATAGACGTTCGCAAACTCAACTTCGGGCTGTCTGAGACGCCCGAAGTCCTCGGGGAACTGGACGTCGTGGTAGACCGCTGTCTGGCCACGAGTCGCAGCGTCTACGCCACGCAGTTCTGCGAGGCCTACGGCGTGCCCGTGGTCAACTCGCCCGACACCGCCCAGACCTGCGCGGACAAGGTCCAGAACAGTCTGGCGCTGGAAGGCGCGGGCGTTCCCACGCCCGAGACGAAAGTCGCGTTCACCAAGGACGCCGCGATGGAGGCCATCGAGTCCTTTGGCTACCCCTGCGTGCTGAAGCCCGTCGTGGGGTCGTGGGGTCGCCTGATGGCGAAAATCGAGTGCGAGAGCGCGGCCGAGGCGATTCTCGAACACAAGGCCACGCTCGGCCACTACGAGCACAAAGTGTTCTACGTGCAGGAGTACGTGGACAAGCCCGGCCGCGACATCCGCGTGCTGGCGACCGACGGCGAACCCGTCGCCGCGATGGTCCGCTCGTCGGACCACTGGCTGACGAACGCCGCGAAGGGCGCGGAGACCGACGAATTCGAGTTGGACGACGAGGCAAAAGAGCTAGTCGAGAAAGCCAGCGACGCGGTTGGCGGTGGCTTGCTCGGAGTGGACCTCATGGAGACTGACGATGGTTATACTGTCCACGAAGTCAACCACACAGTCGAGTTCAAGTCGCTGAACGATGCCGTCGAGACGGACGTGCCCGCGACGGTAGTCGATTGGCTGGAAGTGAAAGCTGGCGCGAAACAGGAGCAGGAGGTGTTCGCCTGA
- the argH gene encoding argininosuccinate lyase, giving the protein MKQESAPETSDVVRRDRFSGGPARGFLSSMDDDDRIFEADLAVDRAHVVMLAEQGIVGDDEASTILGALEAVEQAGFDSLPDGEDVHAAIETAVVSKIGDVGGKMHTARSRNDEVATCIRYRLREDVLSAVETTLALRETLADMATEHAETVMPGYTHLQPAQPTTVGHYLLSYEQAVARDTERLFDAYERVNRSPLGAAAFAGTPFDVDRERTAELLGFDGFVANSMDAASARDFLVEVVAALANLATTVSGLAEDLVVFSNKGLVELSDDYSSTSSIMPQKKNPDTLELVRSIAGDASAGLNGLLTTLKGLPRAYNRDLQNATPHAWDAADAVTDAVEVAAGAVATASWDEDALAEAAGEGFSTATGVADLLAMQGVPFRKAHEMVAIASENGADYAALDSAAEDVLGNSLSNYVEPAAVEAALDPAESVAMRDSTGGPAPGAVAEQVAAAEVGVTADGDQLADERESLTSASAALTEVMNKYD; this is encoded by the coding sequence ATGAAGCAGGAATCCGCGCCCGAGACCAGCGACGTGGTCCGCCGCGACCGCTTCAGCGGCGGCCCCGCCCGCGGGTTCCTCTCCTCGATGGACGACGACGACCGCATCTTCGAAGCGGACCTCGCAGTTGACCGCGCGCACGTCGTGATGCTCGCCGAGCAGGGCATCGTCGGTGACGACGAAGCAAGCACCATCCTCGGTGCCCTCGAAGCGGTGGAGCAAGCAGGCTTCGACTCCCTGCCCGACGGCGAGGACGTTCACGCCGCCATCGAGACGGCGGTCGTCTCGAAGATTGGCGACGTTGGCGGGAAGATGCACACCGCGCGCTCGCGCAACGACGAGGTGGCGACCTGCATTCGCTACCGCTTGCGCGAGGACGTGCTGAGTGCAGTCGAGACGACACTGGCGCTCCGCGAGACGCTGGCCGACATGGCGACCGAGCACGCCGAGACGGTGATGCCCGGCTACACGCACCTTCAGCCTGCCCAACCCACGACCGTGGGTCACTACCTGCTCTCCTACGAGCAGGCAGTCGCCCGCGACACCGAGCGTCTGTTCGACGCGTACGAGCGCGTGAATCGCTCGCCGCTCGGTGCGGCGGCGTTCGCCGGGACGCCCTTCGACGTGGACCGCGAACGCACCGCCGAGTTGCTTGGCTTCGACGGTTTCGTGGCGAACTCGATGGACGCCGCCTCGGCGCGCGACTTCCTCGTGGAGGTCGTCGCCGCGCTGGCGAACCTCGCCACGACCGTCTCTGGCCTCGCCGAAGACTTGGTCGTCTTCTCGAACAAGGGCCTCGTGGAACTGAGCGACGACTACTCCTCGACCTCCTCGATCATGCCCCAGAAGAAGAACCCCGACACGCTGGAACTCGTCCGCTCCATCGCGGGCGACGCGTCGGCAGGACTCAACGGCCTGCTGACGACGCTGAAGGGACTTCCCCGCGCGTACAACCGCGACTTGCAGAACGCGACGCCCCACGCGTGGGACGCCGCAGACGCCGTGACCGACGCGGTGGAAGTCGCTGCAGGCGCGGTTGCGACGGCCTCGTGGGACGAGGACGCACTTGCCGAGGCCGCAGGCGAGGGCTTCTCGACGGCGACGGGAGTCGCCGACCTGCTGGCGATGCAGGGCGTGCCGTTCAGAAAGGCGCACGAGATGGTCGCAATCGCCTCGGAGAATGGGGCAGACTACGCCGCGCTCGATTCTGCAGCCGAAGACGTACTCGGCAACTCGCTGTCGAACTACGTCGAACCCGCCGCCGTCGAGGCCGCGCTGGACCCCGCCGAGAGCGTGGCGATGCGCGATTCGACCGGCGGCCCCGCGCCCGGCGCGGTGGCCGAACAGGTCGCTGCTGCCGAAGTCGGCGTCACGGCCGACGGCGACCAACTGGCCGACGAGCGCGAGTCCCTGACGAGCGCGTCGGCAGCACTCACGGAGGTGATGAACAAATATGATTAA
- a CDS encoding argininosuccinate synthase, whose protein sequence is MTSTTPSTEANSKVALAFSGGLDTTVCVPLLEEEYGHDEVIGVTVDVGQPEAEFEEAEETADALGLEHYVVDAKAEFAQLCLDSVKANATYQGYPLGTALARPVIAEAILEVAEENDCAAIAHGCTGKGNDQLRFEAVWRESDLEVIAPVRELGLTREWEMEYADEKDLPVEGGNEGDWSIDTNIWSRSVEGANLEDPGYVPPEDIYELTDAPGQQETELLEITFEDGVPKALDGEEKDAVELVEELNELAGSHGVGRTDMMEDRMLGLKVRENYEHPAATTLLNAHEALEGLVLTEEERSFKKQIDQKWAEKAYQGLISAPLVGALDGFVDATQEKVTGTVTVKFEGGQARPVARESEYAVYSESAASFNTETVDGIEQADATGVAKYHGFQSRLANEVAAKGEAKKAELLADGNGKQDSDDEQGEQ, encoded by the coding sequence ATGACGAGTACGACACCAAGCACGGAAGCAAATTCGAAAGTAGCGCTCGCCTTCTCCGGCGGCCTCGACACGACAGTCTGCGTCCCGCTCCTCGAAGAGGAGTACGGTCACGACGAAGTAATCGGCGTCACCGTTGACGTAGGCCAACCCGAGGCCGAGTTCGAAGAGGCAGAGGAAACCGCCGATGCGCTCGGTCTCGAACACTACGTCGTAGACGCCAAAGCCGAGTTCGCGCAACTCTGCCTCGACTCGGTGAAGGCAAACGCGACGTATCAGGGCTACCCGCTCGGCACCGCGCTCGCCCGCCCGGTCATCGCCGAGGCGATTCTGGAAGTCGCGGAAGAGAACGACTGCGCGGCCATCGCGCACGGTTGCACCGGCAAAGGCAACGACCAACTGCGCTTCGAGGCCGTCTGGCGCGAGTCCGACCTCGAAGTCATCGCGCCCGTCCGCGAACTCGGTCTCACCCGCGAGTGGGAGATGGAGTACGCCGACGAGAAGGACCTCCCCGTCGAGGGCGGCAACGAGGGCGACTGGAGCATCGACACGAACATCTGGAGTCGCTCGGTCGAAGGCGCGAACCTGGAAGACCCCGGCTACGTTCCCCCCGAAGACATCTACGAACTGACCGACGCCCCTGGCCAACAAGAGACCGAACTACTCGAAATCACCTTCGAGGACGGCGTCCCGAAGGCACTCGATGGGGAAGAGAAAGACGCCGTCGAACTGGTCGAAGAACTCAACGAACTCGCCGGAAGTCACGGCGTCGGGCGCACCGACATGATGGAAGACCGCATGCTCGGTCTGAAGGTGCGCGAGAACTACGAACACCCCGCGGCGACGACCCTGCTGAACGCCCACGAGGCACTGGAAGGCCTCGTGCTGACCGAGGAAGAACGCTCGTTCAAGAAACAAATCGACCAAAAATGGGCCGAGAAGGCGTATCAGGGTCTCATCTCCGCACCACTCGTGGGCGCGCTGGATGGGTTCGTAGACGCCACGCAGGAGAAGGTCACTGGCACCGTCACGGTCAAGTTCGAGGGCGGGCAGGCCCGTCCGGTCGCCCGCGAGAGCGAGTACGCGGTGTACTCCGAGTCGGCCGCCTCCTTCAACACCGAGACGGTGGACGGCATCGAGCAGGCCGACGCGACGGGCGTGGCGAAGTACCACGGCTTCCAGTCGCGCCTCGCAAACGAAGTCGCGGCGAAGGGCGAGGCGAAGAAGGCCGAACTGCTCGCGGATGGAAACGGCAAGCAGGACAGCGACGACGAGCAAGGTGAGCAGTAA
- the lysW gene encoding lysine biosynthesis protein LysW: MAECVQCGADVTLHDNAEVGEIVDCTTCGAELELVDQNPPVLDRAPELEEDWGE; the protein is encoded by the coding sequence ATGGCCGAATGCGTACAGTGTGGAGCAGACGTGACCCTCCACGACAATGCAGAGGTAGGAGAGATAGTCGATTGCACGACCTGCGGCGCGGAACTCGAACTCGTAGACCAGAACCCGCCAGTCCTCGACCGAGCCCCGGAGCTCGAAGAGGACTGGGGGGAGTAA
- a CDS encoding class I SAM-dependent methyltransferase, which produces MDSNDVLDEWEDRSGEYSPTYYAYYGPDEMSEAIRERIAEVVGSDPAILELGCSSGRHLSHLYDHGYENLHGIEVNPDAFDVMAENYPELADAGTFYADAIENVVPDFEDDKFDVVFSVETLQHIHPDNDWVFSDVTRIASELLVTVENEGPEENGEADQQTDGAQSDDVAVNHVRGDFPLYYRDWKEVFTERGFTEIDSESGKRDRLRAFRPA; this is translated from the coding sequence GTGGATTCTAACGACGTTCTCGACGAATGGGAAGACAGGTCGGGGGAGTATTCGCCGACCTACTACGCCTACTACGGGCCGGACGAGATGAGCGAGGCGATTCGGGAGCGAATCGCCGAAGTCGTCGGTTCAGACCCCGCTATCCTCGAACTCGGCTGTAGCTCCGGCCGCCACCTCTCGCACCTCTACGACCACGGCTACGAGAACCTGCACGGCATCGAGGTCAACCCCGACGCCTTCGACGTGATGGCGGAGAACTACCCCGAACTCGCCGACGCCGGGACGTTCTACGCCGACGCCATCGAGAACGTCGTCCCGGACTTCGAGGACGACAAGTTCGACGTCGTCTTTTCGGTCGAAACGCTCCAGCATATTCATCCTGACAACGACTGGGTCTTCTCGGACGTTACTCGCATCGCGTCCGAACTGCTCGTCACCGTCGAGAACGAGGGGCCCGAAGAGAACGGCGAAGCGGACCAGCAAACGGACGGGGCGCAGTCCGACGACGTAGCCGTGAACCACGTCCGGGGTGACTTCCCGCTGTACTACCGCGATTGGAAGGAGGTCTTCACCGAGCGCGGATTCACCGAAATCGACTCCGAGTCGGGCAAGCGTGACCGACTCCGTGCGTTCCGACCTGCGTAG
- a CDS encoding threonine aldolase family protein, with amino-acid sequence MIDLRSDTVTKPDDAMREAASNADVGDDVYGEDPTVNELEAKAADLVGMEDALFVPTGTMGNQVAVRTHTDRGQEVLIEHESHVYKWELGGLAQLSSLQVRTIDGGKRGIPTPEQIRDGYVEEDAHRPGTGLVTLENTHNSKGGVAIAPEKIDAAADAAHELGLPVHLDGARVFNAAVAHDVPASRMTERVDSVMFCLSKGLGAPVGSVLAGDEAFISRARRNRKLFGGGMRQVGMIAGPGMLALDNVERLADDHENARVLAEQLSDVDGLTIQEPETNIVLVDTEATGMEADEFLGVCEDAGVRGTQFDTYVARFCTHWDVDKSDVESAAEQVRSALEE; translated from the coding sequence ATGATAGACCTGCGGAGCGACACGGTGACGAAGCCCGACGACGCGATGCGCGAAGCCGCGAGCAACGCCGACGTGGGCGACGACGTGTACGGTGAGGACCCGACTGTCAACGAACTGGAGGCCAAAGCCGCAGACCTCGTCGGAATGGAGGACGCCCTGTTCGTCCCGACGGGAACGATGGGTAATCAGGTCGCGGTCCGAACCCACACCGACCGCGGTCAGGAAGTCCTCATCGAACACGAAAGCCACGTCTACAAGTGGGAGTTAGGTGGTCTCGCACAACTGTCGAGTCTGCAAGTCCGAACCATCGACGGCGGCAAGCGCGGGATTCCGACCCCCGAACAAATTCGTGACGGTTACGTCGAGGAGGACGCCCACCGGCCCGGAACCGGACTCGTCACGCTCGAAAACACGCACAACAGCAAGGGCGGGGTCGCCATCGCACCGGAGAAAATCGACGCGGCAGCGGACGCCGCCCACGAACTCGGCCTGCCGGTCCACCTCGACGGCGCACGCGTGTTCAACGCCGCCGTCGCCCACGACGTACCAGCGAGTCGGATGACCGAGCGCGTCGATTCGGTGATGTTCTGTCTCTCGAAGGGACTCGGCGCGCCCGTTGGGTCCGTGCTGGCCGGGGACGAAGCGTTCATCTCGCGCGCTCGGCGCAACCGGAAGCTGTTCGGTGGCGGAATGCGCCAAGTCGGCATGATTGCGGGACCGGGCATGCTCGCGCTCGACAACGTCGAGCGACTCGCGGACGACCACGAGAACGCCCGCGTGCTGGCCGAGCAACTGTCCGACGTGGATGGACTGACGATACAGGAACCCGAAACGAACATCGTCCTCGTCGATACCGAAGCGACCGGCATGGAAGCCGACGAGTTCCTCGGTGTCTGTGAGGACGCGGGCGTACGAGGCACGCAGTTCGACACGTACGTCGCGCGGTTCTGTACCCACTGGGACGTAGACAAATCGGACGTGGAGAGCGCCGCAGAACAGGTTCGTAGCGCGCTCGAAGAGTAA
- a CDS encoding ATP-dependent DNA helicase, giving the protein MAETNGYTRFFPYEEPYDNQREAMDRIYNAFARGQDVLFEGACGTGKTLSSLVPALEYAREEDKTVVITTNVHQQMRQFVAEARQITKEEPIRAVVFRGKGSMCHIDVGFEECQVLRDNTYEVVDEERDLKELEERQEELLEASQEGDERAAEARSAVMDELKQVQETVESLKDQNTCEYYYNNLVGDNEEFYSWLYDDVRTPDDIYEYAEQQTLCGYELLKDGMEGVDLVVCNYHHLLDPMIREQFFRWLDRDPEDVIAIFDEAHNIEDTAREHATRTLTENTLDSALDELQDSDDARSEPAYNVISAFRRALSETYEDNFGFGDREKVGDNWQDVAIANENKRDDLTLNFLQQYTGKGIDTELELAVHLGREMDEEYEDAYKEGDATTRQECQTLQAATFVQSFMAEGAELGQYPVVSVRRDEATEEVYGRAELYTCIPREVTKDLFEEVYSTVLMSATLRPFDVLSDVLGLEDPVSMAYGLQFPEENRRTFAVQTPALFSSERDNPETQEAIAGVLSDAVEFTAGNTLLFFPSYSEAERYYDRLGRETDAKLYFDEPGQRAEELRQEFVADDDAALFTSLWGTLAEGVSFDADDARTVVVVGVPYPHLDDRMDAVQDAYDRTFADRSGRDSGWEYAVEIPTIRKTRQALGRVIRSPEDFGVRALVDKRYTEEGRKEMGKYSVRDTFPPEERSEMLDIGPEKLKFAMLNFYGDKDAWDGEPPTP; this is encoded by the coding sequence GTGGCAGAGACGAACGGCTACACGCGTTTTTTCCCTTACGAAGAGCCGTACGACAACCAGCGGGAGGCGATGGACCGAATCTACAACGCCTTCGCCCGCGGACAGGACGTACTCTTCGAGGGGGCCTGCGGGACGGGCAAGACGCTCTCGTCGCTCGTGCCCGCGCTGGAGTACGCCCGCGAGGAGGACAAGACGGTCGTCATCACGACCAACGTCCACCAGCAGATGCGCCAGTTCGTCGCCGAAGCCCGCCAGATAACCAAAGAAGAGCCGATTCGGGCGGTCGTCTTCCGCGGGAAGGGGTCGATGTGTCACATCGACGTGGGCTTCGAGGAGTGTCAGGTTCTGCGCGACAACACCTACGAAGTCGTAGACGAGGAGCGAGACCTGAAGGAGTTAGAGGAACGGCAAGAGGAGTTGCTCGAAGCCAGCCAAGAGGGCGACGAGCGCGCCGCGGAAGCCCGAAGCGCGGTGATGGACGAACTGAAACAAGTCCAAGAGACCGTCGAGAGCCTGAAAGACCAGAACACCTGCGAGTACTACTACAACAACCTCGTCGGGGACAACGAGGAGTTCTACTCGTGGCTCTACGACGACGTTCGGACGCCCGACGACATCTACGAGTACGCCGAACAGCAGACGCTCTGCGGATACGAACTGCTGAAAGACGGGATGGAGGGCGTCGATTTGGTCGTCTGCAACTACCACCACCTGCTCGACCCGATGATACGCGAGCAGTTCTTCCGATGGCTGGACCGGGACCCGGAGGACGTCATCGCCATCTTCGACGAGGCGCACAACATCGAGGACACTGCCCGCGAACACGCGACTCGTACCCTGACGGAGAACACCCTCGATTCGGCGCTGGACGAGCTACAGGATTCGGACGATGCAAGAAGCGAACCGGCGTACAACGTCATCTCCGCGTTTCGTCGCGCACTCTCGGAAACCTACGAGGACAACTTCGGGTTCGGTGACAGAGAGAAGGTCGGCGACAACTGGCAGGACGTTGCCATCGCCAACGAGAACAAGCGCGACGACTTGACGCTCAACTTCCTCCAGCAGTACACCGGCAAGGGCATCGACACGGAACTCGAACTGGCGGTGCATCTCGGCCGTGAGATGGACGAGGAGTACGAGGACGCCTACAAGGAGGGCGACGCGACGACGCGACAGGAGTGCCAGACCTTGCAGGCCGCGACGTTCGTCCAGTCGTTCATGGCCGAGGGGGCCGAGTTGGGCCAGTACCCAGTGGTCTCGGTGCGCCGCGACGAAGCCACCGAGGAAGTGTACGGCCGCGCTGAACTGTACACCTGCATTCCCCGCGAGGTCACGAAGGATCTCTTCGAAGAGGTCTACTCGACGGTGTTGATGAGCGCGACGCTCCGACCGTTCGACGTGCTTTCGGACGTGTTGGGTCTCGAAGACCCCGTTTCGATGGCCTATGGCCTCCAGTTCCCCGAAGAGAATCGGCGCACCTTCGCCGTGCAGACGCCCGCGCTCTTCTCCAGCGAGCGGGACAATCCCGAGACCCAGGAGGCGATTGCGGGAGTGTTGTCGGACGCGGTGGAGTTCACGGCTGGAAACACTCTGCTGTTCTTCCCGAGCTATTCGGAGGCAGAGCGATACTACGACCGCCTCGGCCGAGAGACGGACGCGAAACTCTACTTCGACGAACCTGGCCAACGCGCCGAGGAACTTCGACAGGAATTCGTCGCGGACGACGACGCCGCACTCTTCACCTCGCTCTGGGGCACGCTCGCGGAGGGCGTCAGCTTCGACGCCGACGACGCCCGCACAGTGGTCGTTGTCGGCGTACCGTACCCGCATCTTGACGACCGGATGGACGCGGTGCAAGACGCCTACGACCGCACCTTCGCCGACCGCTCCGGCAGGGACTCTGGCTGGGAGTACGCCGTCGAGATTCCGACGATTCGCAAGACGAGACAGGCGCTCGGCCGCGTGATTCGCTCGCCGGAGGACTTCGGAGTGCGTGCGTTGGTCGATAAGCGGTATACTGAGGAAGGACGCAAGGAGATGGGCAAGTACAGCGTCCGGGATACCTTCCCGCCGGAGGAGCGCAGCGAGATGCTCGACATCGGGCCTGAAAAGCTGAAGTTCGCGATGCTGAACTTCTACGGCGACAAGGACGCGTGGGACGGGGAGCCTCCGACTCCTTGA
- a CDS encoding metallophosphoesterase — MITILSDTHSAAGHRLEGRAAEAVREADLVVHAGDFYTESALDAFEDASNHLYGVYGNNATDGVRDRLPPERTFEAHGLRFVLTHGQNRGATGLSLLGRQQDADVVVFGHSHRHHASDAGDVLLLNPGSHAQPRGGLPTHVELRVADDGADYRVTGEIRHRDGSTVEEFRIE, encoded by the coding sequence ATGATAACTATTCTCTCGGACACGCACAGCGCGGCGGGCCATCGATTAGAGGGTCGTGCCGCGGAAGCCGTCCGCGAAGCGGACCTCGTCGTCCACGCGGGAGACTTCTACACCGAATCCGCGCTGGACGCGTTCGAAGACGCGAGCAACCACCTCTACGGCGTCTACGGCAACAACGCCACCGATGGCGTTCGAGACCGTCTCCCTCCGGAGCGGACGTTCGAAGCTCACGGACTCCGGTTCGTCCTGACCCACGGGCAGAACCGTGGGGCGACCGGTCTCTCGCTACTGGGCCGTCAGCAGGACGCCGACGTAGTCGTCTTCGGACACTCGCATCGCCACCACGCCAGCGACGCAGGGGACGTGCTACTGCTCAATCCCGGCAGTCACGCCCAACCGCGCGGCGGCTTGCCGACGCATGTCGAACTCCGCGTTGCGGACGATGGTGCGGACTACCGCGTCACTGGGGAGATTCGACACCGCGACGGCTCGACAGTCGAAGAATTCCGAATCGAGTAG
- a CDS encoding DUF7859 family protein, which translates to MLDFVLDFMSSNPLVVGFMVLLLGFVLFMYLFVRRTLTGFQEGMDKGRR; encoded by the coding sequence ATGTTAGACTTCGTCTTGGACTTCATGTCCAGCAACCCACTCGTCGTGGGCTTTATGGTCCTTCTGCTCGGTTTCGTGCTGTTCATGTACCTGTTCGTCCGCCGGACCCTCACCGGCTTCCAAGAGGGGATGGACAAGGGCCGACGATAA